The following proteins are encoded in a genomic region of Helicobacter macacae MIT 99-5501:
- a CDS encoding pyruvate flavodoxin oxidoreductase subunit gamma, producing the protein MLEIRWHSRAGQGAVTGAKGLADVFASTGKEVQAFALYGSAKRGAAMSAYDRIDDTPILNHEKYMEPDYVLVIDPGIVFITDICANDKPDTKYIITTHLSKDELVAKKPELAGKELYVLDCIKIALNTIGKPIPNTPMLGAFIKISQSLELEYFKKAFTKVLGKKLPQNIIDANMQAIERAYNEVR; encoded by the coding sequence ATGCTAGAGATTAGATGGCATTCTCGTGCGGGGCAGGGCGCGGTAACGGGTGCAAAAGGGCTAGCAGATGTCTTTGCTAGCACGGGCAAAGAAGTCCAAGCCTTTGCGCTGTATGGCTCTGCTAAGCGCGGTGCGGCGATGAGTGCGTATGATAGAATCGATGATACGCCTATCCTCAATCACGAGAAGTATATGGAGCCAGACTATGTGCTTGTGATTGACCCCGGGATTGTCTTTATCACCGATATTTGCGCTAATGACAAGCCTGACACCAAGTATATCATCACCACGCATTTAAGCAAAGATGAACTCGTGGCAAAAAAGCCTGAGCTAGCGGGCAAAGAGCTCTATGTGCTTGATTGCATAAAAATCGCGCTCAATACTATCGGCAAGCCTATCCCAAATACTCCAATGCTAGGGGCGTTTATCAAAATCTCTCAAAGCCTAGAGTTGGAGTATTTCAAAAAGGCTTTTACAAAAGTGCTTGGCAAAAAGCTCCCGCAAAATATCATTGATGCGAATATGCAGGCTATCGAGCGTGCGTATAACGAAGTGAGGTAG
- the truD gene encoding tRNA pseudouridine(13) synthase TruD has product MPKIFSYPNLSADFYFAHSPRDFVVSEIPLYEFSGSGEHQILQIRKKGLSTFELVKILSSHIACPAKSIGYAGLKDKNATTTQYLSIPKIYFKQRDIQSCFEAISKQHDIKLLYTTLHNNKIKTGHLKGNRFFIRLKKVTPINAKKIESSLKIMQNFGFANFFGFQRFGLSGENYKLGFDLANADLARGSLARESFENGDLRKCDLNDFALKSYKPKTQAKIPKNKKMRDFLRSSLQSYLFNEWLCVRLLLGRFGEFGFGEFIEAIKESKEQKHIEQESKEQESKKQSSELDFLDTLQSRAFENLFSLSRQNLREIYENLRNQKMPFGLLKGDICCHYPYGRFFALEGVDSKQIARFQAGEFAPTGALNGENLKQATGIASLLESPFLEVDCRSGGSRRYAWVWASECESSYKESKAQMELHFSLPSGAYATTMLEQIAGKEL; this is encoded by the coding sequence ATGCCAAAAATCTTTAGCTATCCAAATTTAAGTGCGGATTTTTACTTTGCCCACTCACCTAGAGATTTTGTGGTAAGTGAAATCCCACTTTATGAGTTTAGCGGAAGTGGAGAGCACCAAATTTTGCAAATTCGCAAAAAAGGCTTAAGCACATTTGAGCTAGTCAAAATTTTGAGCTCACATATCGCCTGCCCAGCCAAAAGCATAGGCTATGCAGGACTAAAAGACAAAAACGCCACCACCACCCAATACCTCTCAATCCCAAAAATCTACTTCAAGCAAAGAGATATACAATCTTGCTTTGAAGCAATATCTAAGCAACACGATATAAAGCTACTTTATACCACACTGCACAATAACAAAATAAAGACAGGACACCTAAAGGGCAATCGCTTTTTTATCCGTCTAAAAAAGGTAACACCTATAAATGCCAAAAAGATAGAATCTAGCCTAAAAATAATGCAAAATTTTGGCTTTGCAAACTTTTTTGGATTTCAGCGATTTGGACTTAGTGGAGAGAATTATAAACTTGGATTTGATTTGGCAAATGCGGATTTGGCAAGGGGGAGTTTGGCAAGAGAGAGTTTTGAAAATGGGGATTTGAGAAAGTGCGATTTGAATGATTTTGCGCTTAAGTCCTACAAACCAAAAACCCAAGCAAAAATACCAAAAAACAAAAAAATGCGGGATTTTTTGCGCTCAAGTTTGCAAAGCTATCTTTTCAATGAATGGCTTTGTGTGCGATTGCTTCTTGGGCGATTTGGGGAGTTTGGGTTTGGTGAATTTATAGAGGCTATAAAAGAATCAAAAGAGCAAAAACACATAGAGCAAGAATCCAAAGAGCAAGAATCAAAAAAGCAATCTAGTGAGTTAGATTTTTTAGACACACTGCAAAGTAGAGCTTTTGAAAATCTTTTTAGTTTATCTAGGCAAAATCTGCGCGAAATCTATGAAAATCTGCGAAATCAAAAAATGCCTTTTGGGCTATTAAAAGGCGATATTTGCTGCCACTATCCGTATGGTAGATTTTTTGCGCTAGAGGGGGTGGATTCTAAGCAAATAGCTAGATTTCAAGCAGGGGAGTTTGCCCCCACAGGTGCGCTAAATGGAGAAAATCTAAAGCAAGCCACAGGCATAGCTTCCTTGCTAGAATCGCCGTTTTTGGAGGTGGATTGTCGTAGTGGTGGGAGCAGGCGATATGCGTGGGTGTGGGCTAGCGAGTGTGAGTCTAGCTACAAGGAGAGTAAAGCACAAATGGAGCTGCACTTTAGCTTGCCAAGTGGGGCGTATGCCACTACAATGCTTGAACAAATCGCAGGCAAGGAGCTGTAA
- a CDS encoding alanine racemase: MAQIRLDSKAFCHNLNAIAQALKNNIDSTPNPTKQPPKSTLKSTAEPTLESLAKSSHKSTPESTTKSILPQIALVMKDNAYGHGLLQIAQLAKENDIDCVFVKNYDEALALQGIFSHITILYGEAPLDCPSNIYRSIASLESLKKLEKDLQDFTKKNCKSLPLGIELKCNIGMNRNGIQKGDLDKAFEILARLIREGKIRFIGVFAHNGYGDNGGEEALDFAKSQANFYEIKRQVRDFCNTLQIYLPRFHSLSTTGALRNKTQKSSLEKCELELCDTIVRIGIGAYGYHTAEIPLEIHLKPVLSLWASKITTQNLRKGDKIGYGGVSVVGKDSAFSTYDVGYGDGLFRLGKDMPKLHCASGEEILPVMSMDCFSCESEREEICVFSDVGEFAQVFGTIPYVILTHLSPFIPRVIVR; the protein is encoded by the coding sequence ATGGCACAGATTCGCCTAGATTCTAAGGCTTTTTGTCATAATCTAAACGCAATAGCACAAGCTCTAAAAAACAACATAGATTCTACCCCAAACCCTACAAAGCAACCGCCCAAATCTACTCTCAAATCCACCGCAGAACCTACACTAGAATCCCTAGCAAAATCATCACACAAATCTACCCCCGAATCTACTACAAAATCTATCTTGCCACAAATCGCCCTTGTGATGAAAGACAATGCCTATGGGCACGGACTGCTACAAATCGCACAGCTTGCAAAAGAGAATGACATAGATTGTGTGTTTGTCAAAAACTATGATGAAGCGTTGGCTTTGCAGGGGATTTTTTCACATATTACCATTCTTTATGGCGAAGCTCCGCTTGATTGTCCTAGCAATATTTATCGCTCTATTGCTTCGCTAGAGTCTTTAAAAAAGCTAGAGAAAGATTTGCAAGATTTTACTAAAAAAAATTGCAAATCTTTGCCACTAGGGATTGAGCTAAAATGCAATATAGGAATGAATCGCAATGGAATCCAAAAAGGCGATTTAGATAAAGCATTTGAGATTTTGGCACGACTTATAAGGGAGGGAAAAATCAGGTTTATTGGAGTTTTTGCGCATAATGGTTATGGCGATAATGGAGGAGAAGAAGCACTAGATTTTGCAAAATCTCAAGCAAATTTTTATGAGATAAAAAGGCAAGTGAGGGATTTTTGTAATACTTTGCAAATCTATTTGCCTAGATTTCACTCTCTTAGCACCACAGGGGCTTTGCGAAACAAAACACAAAAATCTAGCCTAGAAAAATGCGAGCTAGAATTGTGTGATACAATCGTGCGGATTGGTATTGGTGCGTATGGCTACCACACCGCTGAAATTCCGCTTGAGATTCATCTAAAACCCGTGCTAAGTCTTTGGGCGTCCAAAATCACTACGCAAAATCTACGCAAAGGCGATAAAATCGGCTATGGTGGGGTAAGTGTGGTAGGCAAAGATAGTGCGTTTAGCACCTATGATGTGGGCTATGGAGATGGGCTGTTTCGGCTTGGCAAAGATATGCCAAAACTGCATTGTGCTAGTGGAGAGGAGATATTGCCTGTGATGAGTATGGATTGCTTTAGCTGTGAGAGTGAGAGGGAGGAAATATGCGTTTTTAGCGATGTGGGCGAGTTTGCGCAAGTGTTTGGGACGATACCTTATGTGATTTTGACGCATTTATCGCCATTTATCCCGCGCGTGATTGTGCGCTAA
- a CDS encoding c-type cytochrome produces MKTATLVASTAIYKAISAAQKIATKNKISYARFCTRFCLALGVFCLFASLFFSQALAQSLADRATKISTNAYASTSSKSTQKRFLWEDLPDFLAQDSTQSSTKDLQHFAQSPSSKTYKKCAACHGNDGKKSAPGARGDITIAGLPRYKIIGDLQAYKRQVGNKGGTKAIMQEQAKSLSQNDIQALAEYISKLPK; encoded by the coding sequence ATGAAAACCGCCACTTTAGTCGCTTCTACTGCGATTTACAAAGCTATTAGCGCAGCCCAAAAAATTGCTACCAAAAACAAAATATCTTATGCTAGGTTTTGCACTAGATTTTGTTTGGCATTAGGTGTTTTTTGCTTATTTGCGAGTTTGTTTTTTAGCCAAGCTTTAGCGCAAAGTTTGGCAGACAGAGCGACAAAAATCTCTACAAATGCTTATGCAAGCACTTCATCAAAATCCACCCAAAAACGCTTTTTGTGGGAGGATTTACCCGATTTTTTAGCACAAGATTCTACGCAAAGTTCTACTAAAGATTTGCAGCATTTCGCACAAAGCCCCTCATCAAAGACTTACAAAAAATGTGCTGCTTGCCACGGAAATGACGGCAAAAAGTCCGCGCCCGGTGCGCGTGGGGATATAACTATCGCAGGGCTTCCACGATACAAAATCATCGGCGACTTGCAAGCCTACAAACGCCAAGTAGGCAACAAAGGCGGGACAAAAGCTATTATGCAGGAGCAAGCAAAAAGTCTAAGCCAAAATGACATACAAGCCTTAGCAGAATATATTTCAAAACTCCCTAAATAA